The following proteins come from a genomic window of Macadamia integrifolia cultivar HAES 741 chromosome 14, SCU_Mint_v3, whole genome shotgun sequence:
- the LOC122061151 gene encoding non-specific lipid transfer protein GPI-anchored 14-like has protein sequence MERGPNYGAWGLLYMFLLMMASWVSSDIAKDREECANQLVGLATCLPYVSGTAKVPTLDCCTGLKQVLDKNKKCLCILIKDRNDPSLGIKINATLALSLPDTCHAPANVSKCPELLHMSPSSPDAKIFEQFANSSKGSDTVASVIGNNSTSSNTSGYGGSGERRMVVEMLSGVWLWCLSLALFFIIDVWK, from the exons ATGGAGAGAGGCCCAAACTATGGAGCTTGGGGACTCTTATACATGTTCTTGTTGATGATGGCAAGCTGGGTTAGTTCAGATATAGCCAAAGATAGGGAAGAGTGTGCAAATCAATTGGTGGGTTTGGCTACTTGTTTACCTTATGTGAGTGGAACAGCCAAGGTACCTACTCTAGACTGTTGTACTGGTCTCAAACAAGTTCTAGACAAGAACAAGAAGTGTCTCTGCATTCTCATTAAAGATAGAAATGATCCCTCACTTGGTATCAAGATCAATGCAACACTTGCACTTAGCCTTCCTGATACTTGCCATGCACCAGCTAATGTTTCTAAGTGCCCAG AACTTCTACATATGTCTCCAAGCTCACCAGATGCAAAAATTTTTGAGCAGTTTGCAAACAGTAGTAAAGGGAGTGACACAGTTGCCAGTG TGATAGGGAATAACTCCACCAGTTCCAACACTAGTGGATATGGTGGGAGTGGAGAGAGGAGAATGGTAGTGGAGATGCTGAGTGGAGTTTGGCTATGGTGTTTGAGTTTGGCTTTGTTCTTTATCATTGATGTTTGGAAATAG